A genome region from Eremothecium gossypii ATCC 10895 chromosome VII, complete sequence includes the following:
- the CCT3 gene encoding chaperonin-containing T-complex subunit CCT3 (Syntenic homolog of Saccharomyces cerevisiae YJL014W (CCT3)) — MQAPVVIMNTSQERATGREAQVSNITAAKAVADVIRTCLGPKAMLKMLLDPMGGLVLTNDGHAILREIDVAHPAAKSMLELSRTQDEEVGDGTTTVIILAGEILAQCAPYILEKNIHPVIIIQALKRALADALEVVRDVSKPVDVENEKAMKELIQAAIGTKYVSHWSAKMCDLALAAVRTVRVDLGKDVMGEQQYEIDTKRYVRVEKIPGGDVVDSQVLNGVMLNKDVVHPKMARRVEKPRVVLLDCPLEYKKGESQTNIEITKEEDWNRILQIEEEQIQWMCEQILAVKPTVVITEKGVSDLAQHFLLKGGCSVLRRVKKSDNNRIARVTGATIVNRVEDLKETDVGTKCGVFKVELIGDEYFTFLDECEEPKACTIMLRGSSKDILNEVERNLQDAMAVARNVMLAPSLSPGGGATEMAVSVKLAERAKQLEGIQQWPYQAVADAMECIPRTLIQNAGGNPIRVLSQLRAQHAQGNHTCGIDGDAGKVVDMVEYGIWEPEVIKQQSIKTAIESACLLLRVDDIVSGVRKQEQ; from the coding sequence ATGCAGGCACCAGTAGTGATCATGAACACCTCGCAGGAGCGGGCGACAGGCCGTGAGGCGCAGGTGTCGAACATCACGGCAGCGAAGGCGGTTGCAGACGTGATTCGGACGTGTCTGGGTCCAAAGGCGATGCTGAAGATGCTACTCGACCCGATGGGGGGCCTAGTATTGACGAACGATGGACACGCGATCTTGCGGGAGATCGACGTGGCGCACCCTGCAGCCAAGTCGATGCTGGAGCTGTCGCGGACGCAGGACGAGGAGGTCGGGGACGGAACGACGACGGTGATCATTTTGGCGGGGGAGATTCTCGCGCAATGCGCGCCGTACATCCTGGAGAAGAACATCCACCCGGTGATCATCATCCAGGCGCTGAAGCGCGCGCTGGCAGACGCGCTGGAGGTGGTGCGGGATGTGAGCAAGCCAGTGGACGTGGAGAACGAGAAGGCCATGAAGGAGCTGATCCAGGCCGCGATCGGCACGAAGTACGTGAGCCACTGGTCCGCCAAGATGTGCGATCTTGCATTGGCCGCAGTGCGCACCGTGCGCGTGGATCTCGGCAAGGACGTGATGGGCGAACAGCAATACGAGATTGATACCAAGCGCTACGTCCGTGTCGAGAAGATCCCAGGTGGAGATGTTGTTGACTCGCAGGTGCTGAACGGTGTGATGCTGAACAAGGATGTTGTTCATCCGAAAATGGCCCGCCGGGTGGAAAAGCCGCGCGTGGTATTATTGGACTGCCCTCTGGAATACAAAAAGGGCGAATCGCAGACGAATATTGAGATCACAAAGGAAGAAGACTGGAACCGGATCTTACAGATTGAGGAAGAGCAGATTCAGTGGATGTGTGAACAGATTCTTGCGGTGAAGCCCACTGTTGTCATAACTGAAAAGGGAGTCTCCGACTTGGCTCAGCACTTTTTGTTGAAGGGGGGGTGCAGTGTCCTCAGAAGAGTGAAGAAGTCCGACAACAACAGAATTGCCAGGGTCACTGGTGCCACTATTGTAAACCGTGTTGAGGATCTGAAGGAAACCGACGTTGGCACGAAGTGCGGTGTGTTCAAAGTGGAACTGATTGGTGATGAGTATTTCACCTTCCTTGATGAATGTGAGGAGCCAAAGGCTTGCACGATCATGCTAAGAGGCTCTTCGAAGGATATACTAAATGAAGTTGAGCGTAACTTGCAGGATGCAATGGCCGTGGCTCGGAATGTAATGCTCGCTCCTTCGTTGTCTCCTGGCGGAGGTGCAACTGAAATGGCGGTTTCTGTGAAGTTGGCCGAGCGTGCGAAGCAACTGGAAGGCATTCAGCAATGGCCATACCAGGCCGTAGCAGATGCCATGGAATGTATACCACGTACTCTGATCCAGAATGCCGGAGGCAACCCTATCAGAGTTCTATCTCAACTAAGAGCACAGCATGCACAAGGAAACCATACCTGTGGTATCGATGGTGACGCCGGTAAGGTTGTTGACATGGTTGAATACGGTATATGGGAGCCGGAGGTAATTAAACAACAGAGCATTAAGACCGCTATAGAAAGTGCTTGTCTTCTACTAAGAGTCGATGACATTGTCAGCGGTGTCAGGAAGCAAGAGCAGTAG
- a CDS encoding AGR315Cp (Syntenic homolog of Saccharomyces cerevisiae YGR188C (BUB1) and YJL013C (MAD3)), translating to MKVSHFNELEAHKENIVPHREGRSAHRLTAALQQSLSDIADVRLSYERRIMDELEELDDPLELYLEYLSWLNDAYPQGATTRQSGIIDVMERCLKYFQELDIYRNDPRYLKVWLWYTEVFVTSLQEKKDVFVHLLRRQVGAKLALFYEEFASILCERKEYGNAVSMLKRGIDCNARPLQRLRKTLSDLEQKLLDGGFVIEELQRVEHLPEPQSELILGRGRAEIEQQRMVTERPGSGSKGKMQVFKDDATGPQTDDWKLSGWTQLDDKERRNKENKQHSIPLVAGTRTDRQPQYPTEKSDIEKIPIFSDALGRSGPVYKILEQPGRKSEKIECNFDLLYPAKDHEFCIEEILALARNVYYKKVQPKVPTQSTSILTPNKNKRRKAVLQDKTDTPTKPASPAPHTRQYSPEYKNITTTSILPLKDDNADDNTNYSEGKPRSPTVTMFSRDAMKEVYSMFNQHYTDPKPLSDNDDTTSRFAVYENFTEEFTRKNMDDLTEVKPTTVEESPYTEDQQRSSQLSKETVTPSYKSKLQDYMTPIQERSESTFRLIASQEDGFRKRRQSDAPSMNTAESSPFFTQPQEEVSIQENIINNPLSKTLRQQLLESLQPDLKTYDDYYQYTQPLKMSALLKKIHKVTKNVNKNPIVDFKKTNDLYCIRAELGEGGYATVYLAESSTGQLRALKVEKPASVWEFYILKQVEKRLAQTAILRSIINVSALHCFQDESYLVLNYASQGTVLDLINLEKHRSGSSLDECLCIFITVELMKVIECIHEVGIIHGDIKPDNCMLRFETCSSLGDYNPYGENGWSKKGIFLIDFGRSFDLTLFPIGTKFTANWATDQQDCPEMREGRPWSYEADYYGLAGIIHAMLFGKYIETGKFKDGYYRLSNSLKRYWRKDIWEPLFNLLLNSGRRGDQQTIISELKKHRSRMEGYLESETSTKLRNIILGLEMELTKGR from the coding sequence ATACTTCCAGGAGTTAGACATATATCGAAATGACCCGAGGTATCTGAAAGTGTGGCTGTGGTACACCGAGGTCTTTGTAACAAGCCTACAGGAGAAGAAGGATGTATTTGTGCACCTGCTCCGGCGGCAGGTCGGCGCGAAGTTGGCGTTGTTTTATGAGGAGTTTGCGAGCATACTCTGCGAGCGGAAGGAGTACGGCAATGCAGTCTCGATGCTGAAGCGAGGCATCGACTGCAATGCCCGACCGTTGCAGAGGCTACGAAAGACACTTTCAGATCTGGAGCAGAAATTGCTCGATGGGGGGTTCGTAATCGAGGAGCTACAGCGCGTGGAACATCTCCCAGAACCGCAGTCGGAGCTGATCTTGGGTAGGGGGAGAGCTGAAATCGAGCAGCAAAGAATGGTTACTGAGCGGCCTGGGTCGGGATCTAAGGGCAAAATGCAGGTCTTCAAAGATGACGCAACAGGACCACAAACCGATGATTGGAAGTTATCTGGGTGGACACAGCTGGATGACAAGGAGCGGCGGAATAAGGAAAATAAGCAGCATTCCATTCCACTTGTAGCAGGAACTAGGACTGATAGACAGCCGCAGTATCCCACAGAGAAGTCCGACATAGAGAAAATACCGATATTCTCAGACGCTCTGGGAAGGAGCGGCCCTGTCTACAAAATATTGGAGCAGCCAGGGAGGAAGTCTGAGAAGATAGAGTGCAATTTCGATCTCCTTTATCCTGCTAAAGATCACGAATTTTGCATCGAAGAAATCTTGGCTCTTGCCAGGAATGTATATTATAAGAAAGTCCAGCCAAAAGTGCCCACTCAAAGCACTAGCATATTAACTCCAAACAAGAACAAACGCCGAAAAGCAGTTCTCCAAGATAAAACCGATACTCCTACGAAGCCTGCTTCTCCCGCCCCACATACGCGACAGTATTCGCCTGAATATAAAAACATAACGACCACATCTATCCTTCCGCTCAAGGATGACAATGCTGATGATAATACCAACTATTCTGAGGGCAAACCTAGATCGCCTACTGTAACCATGTTTTCACGAGACGCTATGAAGGAAGTATACTCCATGTTTAATCAGCACTATACAGATCCAAAACCACTCTCTGATAACGATGATACAACTAGTCGCTTTGCAGTATATGAGAACTTCACAGAGGAATTCACTAGGAAAAATATGGATGATTTAACTGAAGTCAAACCAACTACAGTCGAAGAGTCGCCTTATACAGAGGACCAACAGCGCAGTAGTCAATTGAGTAAAGAAACCGTCACACCTTCATATAAGAGCAAACTACAAGATTATATGACACCTATTCAAGAGCGATCTGAATCTACCTTTCGTCTAATAGCAAGCCAAGAGGATGGGTTTCGGAAGCGGCGGCAGAGCGATGCTCCTTCCATGAATACTGCTGAGAGTTCACCATTTTTCACGCAGCCACAGGAAGAAGTGTCCATACAGGAGAATATAATAAACAATCCCCTTAGCAAAACCTTAAGGCAACAGTTATTGGAATCTCTGCAACCTGATTTGAAGACATATGATGATTATTATCAGTACACACAACCGCTAAAGATGAGTGCATTGTTGAAAAAGATCCATAAGGTAACGAAGAATGTTAATAAAAATCCTATTGTAGATTTCAAGAAAACAAATGATTTGTATTGTATAAGAGCGGAACTGGGCGAGGGGGGATACGCGACAGTATACTTGGCAGAATCGAGCACTGGACAACTGAGGGCGTTAAAGGTCGAGAAACCAGCTAGCGTTTGGGAGTTTTATATACTGAAACAGGTGGAGAAAAGATTGGCGCAGACTGCGATTTTAAGGTCGATCATTAATGTGAGTGCACTACATTGTTTCCAAGACGAGAGCTACTTAGTTCTGAATTATGCCAGCCAGGGAACTGTTCTGGATTTAATTAATTTAGAAAAGCATCGTTCCGGTTCAAGTCTTGATGAATGTCTTTGTATTTTTATTACGGTGGAGTTGATGAAAGTGATTGAATGTATTCACGAAGTCGGAATCATACACGGGGATATTAAGCCAGACAACTGTATGTTAAGGTTTGAAACCTGTAGCTCATTAGGCGACTACAACCCGTATGGTGAGAACGGTTGGTCCAAAAAGGGTATATTTTTAATTGATTTCGGCAGGTCCTTTGATCTCACATTATTTCCTATTGGAACTAAGTTTACAGCCAACTGGGCGACCGATCAGCAAGATTGCCCGGAGATGAGAGAGGGACGGCCATGGAGTTATGAAGCGGATTATTACGGATTGGCTGGGATTATTCACGCAATGTTATTTGGAAAGTACATCGAGACAGGGAAGTTTAAAGACGGCTATTACCGGCTCTCAAATAGCCTTAAACGTTACTGGAGGAAAGATATATGGGAGCCTCTGTTCAATCTTCTATTAAATAGTGGTCGACGTGGTGATCAACAAACAATCATATCTGAACTCAAGAAACATAGATCGCGGATGGAGGGGTACCTTGAAAGTGAGACAAGCACAAAGCTAAGGAACATTATTCTTGGTTTAGAAATGGAACTCACCAAGGGCAGATAG